Proteins encoded together in one Salvelinus fontinalis isolate EN_2023a chromosome 6, ASM2944872v1, whole genome shotgun sequence window:
- the LOC129857781 gene encoding syntabulin-like isoform X1 codes for MGPFQEYEEKKSPGKESPRSRIPRLILHPFHPHEKGSPLSESPISEEEGKDCDISSDNSKRTISFCSDDTGCPSSQSVSPSKTLSGSDNSPHGSPTPTAKCKTKVKRVRVIADWHAPPPRHKREQRSSTLPRGSEADFSSSSSTGSLKRGESLVHNSTGKKISSRSRGAHIRSLPMFKLAGSPSASHDAELYAPYRTVPSSTNSSSNSSPTIPSRMTPGRYHSCGDKHGLGPNPEQYLTPLQQKEVAIRHLRSKLREAENTVHDRESEIEELKSQLGRMREDWIEEECHRVEAQLALKEARKEIKQLRQVVETMKSSLMEKDKGIQKYFVDINIQNRKLECLLHSMEMAQSGSTLQDEPTMDFICGDSPVNDKQGEVGDQVVEEMADGGLLVNDNLAHVLMSTAVDSSGKLRCHPEAGPGVSTLLHSLEEEKIAPLPPPPSNTFCYSTLPFPAPVEKAVQTEMVSFPPDLHVLLLQLLKFHGGAVGDALLPASTSLLEIPAQQGPDLAPIPSTLSLPSSCQPIPVLPASPYMLSNSGLCCSDPEVISMRFMEELDFEVSSEEPCKALEMAVVNKSYWSSSFLVDLVAVAVPVLPTVAWLYSRHGVDGAAPVYNIAALIRGCCIMGLHSLRHVTHHGADV; via the exons ATGGGACCATTCCAGGAATACGAG GAAAAGAAGTCACCAGGGAAGGAGAGCCCCCGCAGCCGCATCCCACGCTTGATCCTCCATCCTTTCCACCCTCATGAGAAAGGGTCACCCTTGTCCGAATCACCCATTTCAGAGGAGGAGGGTAAGGACTGTGACATCAGCTCGGACAACTCCAAACGGACCATCAGCTTTTGCTCAG ATGACACTGGCTGCCCCAGTAGTCAGTCTGTGTCCCCCTCCAAAACCCTGTCAGGGTCAGACAACAGTCCACATGGCTCCCCCACGCCCACTGCCAAGTGCAAGACCAAGGTGAAGAGGGTGAGGGTGATAGCAGATTGGCACGCACCACCGCCGAGGCACAAGAGGGAGCAGCGGTCATCCACATTGCCCAGAG GTAGCGAGGCAGACTTCAGCTCCTCCAGCAGCACGGGCAGCCTAAAGAGAGGGGAGAGCCTGGTCCACAACTCCACAGGGAAGAAGATCTCCTCACGCAG TCGTGGTGCCCACATCAGGAGCCTCCCGATGTTCAAGCTGGCAGGGAGCCCCTCAGCATCCCATGATGCAGAGCTCTATGCCCCGTACAGGACAGTCCCCTCATCCACCAACAGCAGCAGCAACTCCAGCCCCACAATACCCTCCAG GATGACCCCCGGACGTTACCACTCCTGTGGGGACAAGCATGGACTCGGACCCAATCCAGAGCAGTATCTCACCCCCCTGCAACAAAAGGAGGTGGCCATTCGCCACCTGAGGAGCAAGCTGAGGGAAGCGGAGAACACAGTCCACGACAG gGAGTCTGAGATCGAGGAGCTCAAGTCCCAGCTGGGCAGGATGAGGGAGGACTGGATCGAGGAGGAGTGCCACCGCGTAGAGGCGCAGCTGGCCCTGAAGGAGGCACGCAAGGAGATCAAGCAGCTCCGGCAAGTTGTGGAGACCATGAAGAGCAGTCTGATGGAGAAGGACAAGGGCATCCAGAAGTACTTTGTCGACATCAACATCCAGAACCGCAAGCTGGAGTGCCTACTGCACAGCATGGAGATGGCCCAGAGCGGCTCCACGCTGCAAGACGAGCCAACCATGGACTTCATCTGTGGTGACTCCCCTGTCAATGACAAGCAGGGGGAGGTGGGTGACCAGGTGGTGGAGGAGATGGCAGACGGTGGGCTGCTGGTCAACGACAACCTGGCGCATGTGCTCATGTCCACAGCAGTGGACTCTAGCGGTAAGCTACGCTGCCACCCAGAGGCTGGTCCTGGGGTGTCCACTCTACTCCACAGtctggaggaggagaagattgcACCACTGCCTCCACCACCCTCCAACACGTTCTGCTACAGCACACTCCCCTTCCCTGCTCCAGTGGAGAAGGCCGTTCAGACTGAGATGGTGTCCTTCCCTCCTGACCTGCACGTCCTCCTGCTGCAGCTGCTGAAGTTCCATGGTGGTGCAGTTGGAGATGCTCTCCTTCCAGCTTCTACCAGCCTCCTAGAAATCCCAGCACAGCAGGGCCCAGACTTGGCCCCTATCCCGTCCACCTTAAGCCTGCCTAGCTCCTGCCAGCCCATCCCAGTTCTGCCAGCGAGCCCTTACATGTTAAGTAATTCAGGGCTGTGTTGCTCAGACCCTGAGGTGATCTCCATGCGCTTCATGGAGGAGCTGGATTTTGAGGTGAGCAGTGAGGAGCCCTGCAAGGCCCTCGAGATGGCTGTGGTCAACAAAAGCTATTGGAGCAGCAGCTTCCTTGTTGATCTTGTTGCTGTGGCCGTACCAGTGTTGCCCACGGTGGCCTGGCTGTATTCCCGGCATGGCGTGGATGGGGCGGCGCCAGTCTACAACATCGCAGCATTGATCCGTGGCTGTTGCATCATGGGATTGCACTCTCTCCGTCACGTCACTCATCATGGGGCAGATGTGTAA
- the LOC129857781 gene encoding syntabulin-like isoform X2 has protein sequence MGPFQEYEEKKSPGKESPRSRIPRLILHPFHPHEKGSPLSESPISEEEGKDCDISSDNSKRTISFCSGSDNSPHGSPTPTAKCKTKVKRVRVIADWHAPPPRHKREQRSSTLPRGSEADFSSSSSTGSLKRGESLVHNSTGKKISSRSRGAHIRSLPMFKLAGSPSASHDAELYAPYRTVPSSTNSSSNSSPTIPSRMTPGRYHSCGDKHGLGPNPEQYLTPLQQKEVAIRHLRSKLREAENTVHDRESEIEELKSQLGRMREDWIEEECHRVEAQLALKEARKEIKQLRQVVETMKSSLMEKDKGIQKYFVDINIQNRKLECLLHSMEMAQSGSTLQDEPTMDFICGDSPVNDKQGEVGDQVVEEMADGGLLVNDNLAHVLMSTAVDSSGKLRCHPEAGPGVSTLLHSLEEEKIAPLPPPPSNTFCYSTLPFPAPVEKAVQTEMVSFPPDLHVLLLQLLKFHGGAVGDALLPASTSLLEIPAQQGPDLAPIPSTLSLPSSCQPIPVLPASPYMLSNSGLCCSDPEVISMRFMEELDFEVSSEEPCKALEMAVVNKSYWSSSFLVDLVAVAVPVLPTVAWLYSRHGVDGAAPVYNIAALIRGCCIMGLHSLRHVTHHGADV, from the exons ATGGGACCATTCCAGGAATACGAG GAAAAGAAGTCACCAGGGAAGGAGAGCCCCCGCAGCCGCATCCCACGCTTGATCCTCCATCCTTTCCACCCTCATGAGAAAGGGTCACCCTTGTCCGAATCACCCATTTCAGAGGAGGAGGGTAAGGACTGTGACATCAGCTCGGACAACTCCAAACGGACCATCAGCTTTTGCTCAG GGTCAGACAACAGTCCACATGGCTCCCCCACGCCCACTGCCAAGTGCAAGACCAAGGTGAAGAGGGTGAGGGTGATAGCAGATTGGCACGCACCACCGCCGAGGCACAAGAGGGAGCAGCGGTCATCCACATTGCCCAGAG GTAGCGAGGCAGACTTCAGCTCCTCCAGCAGCACGGGCAGCCTAAAGAGAGGGGAGAGCCTGGTCCACAACTCCACAGGGAAGAAGATCTCCTCACGCAG TCGTGGTGCCCACATCAGGAGCCTCCCGATGTTCAAGCTGGCAGGGAGCCCCTCAGCATCCCATGATGCAGAGCTCTATGCCCCGTACAGGACAGTCCCCTCATCCACCAACAGCAGCAGCAACTCCAGCCCCACAATACCCTCCAG GATGACCCCCGGACGTTACCACTCCTGTGGGGACAAGCATGGACTCGGACCCAATCCAGAGCAGTATCTCACCCCCCTGCAACAAAAGGAGGTGGCCATTCGCCACCTGAGGAGCAAGCTGAGGGAAGCGGAGAACACAGTCCACGACAG gGAGTCTGAGATCGAGGAGCTCAAGTCCCAGCTGGGCAGGATGAGGGAGGACTGGATCGAGGAGGAGTGCCACCGCGTAGAGGCGCAGCTGGCCCTGAAGGAGGCACGCAAGGAGATCAAGCAGCTCCGGCAAGTTGTGGAGACCATGAAGAGCAGTCTGATGGAGAAGGACAAGGGCATCCAGAAGTACTTTGTCGACATCAACATCCAGAACCGCAAGCTGGAGTGCCTACTGCACAGCATGGAGATGGCCCAGAGCGGCTCCACGCTGCAAGACGAGCCAACCATGGACTTCATCTGTGGTGACTCCCCTGTCAATGACAAGCAGGGGGAGGTGGGTGACCAGGTGGTGGAGGAGATGGCAGACGGTGGGCTGCTGGTCAACGACAACCTGGCGCATGTGCTCATGTCCACAGCAGTGGACTCTAGCGGTAAGCTACGCTGCCACCCAGAGGCTGGTCCTGGGGTGTCCACTCTACTCCACAGtctggaggaggagaagattgcACCACTGCCTCCACCACCCTCCAACACGTTCTGCTACAGCACACTCCCCTTCCCTGCTCCAGTGGAGAAGGCCGTTCAGACTGAGATGGTGTCCTTCCCTCCTGACCTGCACGTCCTCCTGCTGCAGCTGCTGAAGTTCCATGGTGGTGCAGTTGGAGATGCTCTCCTTCCAGCTTCTACCAGCCTCCTAGAAATCCCAGCACAGCAGGGCCCAGACTTGGCCCCTATCCCGTCCACCTTAAGCCTGCCTAGCTCCTGCCAGCCCATCCCAGTTCTGCCAGCGAGCCCTTACATGTTAAGTAATTCAGGGCTGTGTTGCTCAGACCCTGAGGTGATCTCCATGCGCTTCATGGAGGAGCTGGATTTTGAGGTGAGCAGTGAGGAGCCCTGCAAGGCCCTCGAGATGGCTGTGGTCAACAAAAGCTATTGGAGCAGCAGCTTCCTTGTTGATCTTGTTGCTGTGGCCGTACCAGTGTTGCCCACGGTGGCCTGGCTGTATTCCCGGCATGGCGTGGATGGGGCGGCGCCAGTCTACAACATCGCAGCATTGATCCGTGGCTGTTGCATCATGGGATTGCACTCTCTCCGTCACGTCACTCATCATGGGGCAGATGTGTAA
- the LOC129857779 gene encoding growth/differentiation factor 6-A-like, with the protein MDAFQVLSLYLLLIFIWNIPCFQSAAIISPSVPRRNKGAKILHDGQMSTKFPKEIFASSPILSHHREDFNKDAIVPHDYMLSIYKTYSAAERIGLNASFFRSSKSANTITSFVDRGTDDLLHSPLRRQKYLFDVSTLSDKEELVGAELRIFRKVPGDLQTSPTGLYDIQLLSCRSERLLDARSLDPLDSRKPGWEVLDVWEMFKNRHHSAQGSQLCLQLKGTLGKSEMEIDLKQMGFDRTGRTQQEKAILVVYTRSKKRENLFNEMKEKIRSRGSGSRSEEERGLRFKARRRRRTALNNRHGKRHGKKSKSRCSKKALHVNFKELGWDDWIIAPLDYEAYHCEGVCDFPLRSHLEPTNHAIIQTLMNSMDPNSTPPSCCVPTKLSPISILYIDSGNNVVYKQYEDMVVEQCGCR; encoded by the exons ATGGACGCATTTCAAGTACTCTCGTTATATTTGTTACTCATCTTCATTTGGAATATACCATGTTTTCAGTCAGCTGCCATCATATCTCCCTCTGTGCCAAGGAGAAACAAGGGAGCCAAGATCCTTCATGATGGGCAAATGTCAACCAAATTTCCCAAAGAGATCTTCGCATCTTCTCCTATCTTAAGCCATCACCGAGAAGACTTTAATAAGGACGCAATTGTGCCCCACGATTACATGCTCTCCATATACAAGACGTATTCGGCTGCAGAGAGAATCGGACTAAACGCAAGTTTTTTCCGCTCCTCAAAGTCTGCAAACACCATAACAAGTTTTGTGGACAGAGGAACAG ACGATCTCTTGCACTCTCCTTTGCGAAGACAAAAGTATCTGTTTGATGTCTCAACCCTTTCAGACAAAGAGGAGTTGGTTGGAGCTGAATTAAGGATATTTAGAAAAGTACCCGGGGATTTGCAAACGTCCCCGACAGGTCTCTATGACATTCAATTACTCTCCTGTCGATCAGAACGGTTACTGGATGCAAGATCCCTTGATCCTCTGGATTCCCGAAAACCAGGATGGGAGGTTTTGGACGTGTGGGAAATGTTTAAAAACAGGCATCACTCTGCCCAGGGGAGCCAGCTTTGTCTCCAGCTCAAGGGCACTCTTGGTAAATCAGAAATGGAAATCGATTTAAAACAGATGGGATTTGACAGAACCGGTCGAACTCAGCAAGAGAAGGCCATCTTGGTGGTTTACACCAGGTCCAAGAAAAGGGAGAACCTGTTCAACGAAATGAAAGAGAAGATCAGGTCTCGCGGATCGGGGAGCAGGTCGGAGGAGGAGAGGGGCCTGCGGTTCAAAGCCAGGCGCCGACGGAGGACTGCATTGAACAATCGGCATGGGAAAAGACATGGCAAAAAGTCCAAATCTAGATGCAGCAAAAAGGCTCTGCACGTTAATTTCAAAGAGCTAGGGTGGGATGACTGGATCATTGCGCCATTGGATTACGAGGCGTACCACTGTGAGGGCGTGTGCGACTTCCCTTTGAGATCGCATTTAGAGCCAACAAACCATGCCATCATTCAAACTCTCATGAATTCAATGGACCCCAATAGCACACCTCCTAGCTGTTGTGTTCCCACCAAACTCAGTCCCATCAGCATTCTTTACATAGACTCGGGCAATAACGTTGTGTACAAACAGTATGAGGACATGGTGGTAGAGCAGTGTGGCTGCAGGTAG